gtaaaacactaaggcatttttcttttttcttttttctttctttctttcttcttcttcttcttcttcttttcttcttcttcttcttcttcttcttcttcttcttcttcttcttcttcttcttcttcttcctcctcctccccctcctcctcctttttcctcctcctcctcccctcctcctcctcccccatcccccccccctcccctcccctcctcctcctcctcctcctcctcctcctccttcttctgttaTATCAAAATGTGTTTATTGGGAAGGTTCCCACTCATCTTGAATCAGGGGCTTTCAGTGCTGCTTCCTCCTGAAGGAGCATCCTTCTGTCAGCCTTGCTTTTCCACCTGTAGGCTGACAGAGTACAATGGAGTAGCCAAAACACAAGACTACCGTTTGTGCATGGCTAAAGCCCGTGGTGATTTTATAGCATCCTGGGCATTTCACATCCATAAAGTAGGAATTGGGGCTCTGCACCAGAcgctttttcttgtgtttcctcttctcctcttctggagagggatgaaggagaTCCTTTGCGAGAGGCATGTTCTCGTAGGGAAGTCGTCACCGCCGGAAAGCgcatatttcttaaaaattaaaaatcaaagtgttgggctggagagatggctcagtggttaagagcactgattgctcttgctaaggtcctgagttcaattcccagcaaacatatggtggctcacaacctctgtaatgggatccattgccctcttctggtgtgtctgaggacagtgacagtgcactcacatatatagaataaataaatacaatcttaaaaaaaaaatcaaagcgtTGCCAGCCATGGTAACACATGCCTCTAATCTCTGTTTCTTTGAGGCTGAAATacagggccatcctgggctacacaggaagtGTCTGTAGCCTGGCATCtgaattttacttaattttttttaagtatcagaGGTGAGGTATTTTGCTCCGTGGTAGAGTACATGCTCatcaccaataataataataataataataataataataataataataataataataggtaaGCTTGGTACAGTCAAGCCCTAGCTCTTGGGAGGGAAAGACAGGTGGATGTCTGTAGGTTTGAGGCCCCGGTCTACAGGCATcgggactacagagtgagaccctgtctcaaagacaaccacacagagaaatcatgtctcaaaaaaccccaataataatgataatgaagaTTTGAGAGGACCTAACTCACTCCATTTTAGAATAGGCCTTAAGCTTCAGTTTCCCAAAGAAGCAAGCAAGGCttctcaaaacaaagacaaaacaaacaaatggaaaaccaAACCCATAGACAATGGGTCATTAATAAGCAATAACTCTACCATCTAGCTGAGAGAGATAGTCAGCTCAAGGACTAAGACAGTCCCTGGACTTTCTCTAAGGTCTGACCAAAAACGGTTAAGCGAATATAGCAATCAGTTATCTGGTCATCATCATTTTCTATGAATGGCTGACCCCTGCCTGCTGGTTGATTCTGCAGAGTAAACACTCTTGGTTTTTGTGTACTATTTGAATCTGGGGTTTTTCTTCAGCAACTCAGATgttgatgacgatgatgacgacttttttaaagatttgttttatttatatgaatacaccatagctgtctccagacacaccagaagagggcaccaaatacatctcgttacagatggttgtgacccaccatgtggttgctgggatttgaactcaggacctctggaagagcactcagtgctcctaaccgctgagccatctctccagtcctgatgATGACTCTTTAAACAAAGTTTTCTGGCACGAGTTCTGAGTTCTAGAATATAGTATGAAAAAGAAGACTTAGGTACCATGTGTGGTggagccctcaggaggcagaagctggtgggtctctgtgagtttgagatcaaccTGTTCTACATAGTAGTCCCAAGCTAGTCAGGGCCCCACAGCGAGATTCTtctcagcaaagcaaacaaacagggcCTGAAGAGATGTCCCAGCAGCTAAGAGCCCGTGCTggttttccagaggactcaagtttggttcccagaacccatatcagGCAGCTCGGAACTGCCT
The sequence above is a segment of the Rattus rattus isolate New Zealand chromosome 11, Rrattus_CSIRO_v1, whole genome shotgun sequence genome. Coding sequences within it:
- the LOC116912579 gene encoding 40S ribosomal protein S27-like, with the translated sequence MPLAKDLLHPSPEEEKRKHKKKRLVQSPNSYFMDVKCPGCYKITTGFSHAQTVVLCFGYSIVLCQPTGGKARLTEGCSFRRKQH